The genomic window GGCGCGACCCGCGCCGGGTTCTTGGCGGACGGGGTCAGGTACGGGGCGCCAGCCAACGGCGCGCGCCCTGGGTGCGCGCAGGAGGGGAATGCCGTACACTAAGCTCAAATCCCTCCACCACTCGACCCATGGCCCGAATCTTCAGCAGAACTGCCTACGACCTCCCCGCGAAGGGCCGGAGCTGGTTTTGGGTCCTGCTCCTCCCATCCCCTTTCGTCATCGCGATCGTCGGCATCGCCGCCCTGGGGTTTTACTGGGATTCCGAGCCGGACCTCTTTAAGGTCAAGGCCGTCGCTACAGAGATGGCGGGCGGCGACGCGTCCAAGCTCGTGCCCGGCACGGTGATGACCGCGACGCTCATCCATGTCGTCACGGTCTTGCTCGACAAGCCGGGTGGCTATCTGTCCAATGACATGATGCCGCCTTCGATCTTGATGGACAATATCCCGAACTGGGAGCAAGGTGTCTTGCAGCAGATCCGGGACATGGCCCGGGTGCTGCGCAACGACCTGAGCCGCTCCCAGTCACAATCGTCGGAGGACGCCGATCTCTCCGTCGCCGATCCGCGCTTTCACTTCGACCCGTATTCCTGGCAGATCCCCTCCGCCGAGGGCGAGTATCGGGTCGGCCTGGATCGCCTGAAGCGCTACCTCACGAGGCTCCAGGACCCCGCACGCGGCGCCGATTTCTACGCCCGCGCGGATAACCTTCGGGAATGGCTCCGGCTCATCGGAACGCGCCTCGGAGACCTTGCACAGCGCCTCAGCGCGAGCGTCGGCCAGGTGGCCCCCGACACCAGCACGGGCCGCGGTACGGCGACACCCGGCACGGCAACACCAGGACCAGACACGGACGCGGTCCAGCGATTGGCGATTAGGACCCCTTGGCTACAACTCGACGACGTCCTCTATGATGCTCGCGGCGCGGCCTGGGCCATATTGCATTTTCTGCGCGCGGCGCAGATCGATTTCGAAGAGGTATTGAAGAACAAGAACGCGCAGGTCAGTCTGCGCCAGGTCATTCGGGAGCTGGAACAGACCCAAACACCGGTCTGGAGCCCTGTGATCTTGAACGGGACCGGCTTCGGGCTTCTTGCCAACCACTCGCTGGTGATGGCCTCCTACATCTCGCGCGCCAATGCCGCACTCATAGACCTGCAGATGCTGTTGGTTCAAGGCTAGCCCCCTCCGCGCCGATGTGTGGACGGGCCGGGATGAAACCTCCCGCCTGAACCAAGCTCTAACGCACACAACGCCCGCTGAGGCGTTCCAATATGGGGTTATCACTATGCTGAATCAGGGTACGGCTATCATGAAATCGATGGTCCTGGGCACCTCGATGTGGTTGAGCGCATGCGCCTCGCAGTCGGGCTGGAGCCCGACGGTGGACACCTATGGGGACCCGCGGGCGCAATACATTTCGGCGGATCAGGCCGAGTGCCGGCAGCTCGCCCTTCAGGGCTCGGGTGGCACCGCGCAGAACGCCGTGACCGGCACCGTGGTGGGCGGCCTGCTCGGGGCTGCGGCAGGCGCCGCGATCGGCGCCGCGGCCGGGAACCCGGGCACCGGAGCCGCCATAGGCGGGGCCGCGGGTGGGATCGGTGGGGGCACCCACGGCGGGGTGGGCTCGGAGCAGGACTTTCAGTCCGCGTACCGGAACTGCATGCGCGGGCGGGGACATAATGTATTGAACTAGCAGGGTATCGAACTAGCGGGTTACTGGACCAGCACGGTCTGGACGCCTGCCTCGGATCTTAAGAGGGGCGATCGAGCGATCGCCCCTCTTGTTTTTACGCACCGACTGCCAATAATCCTTGCCATGACCCACCGCGGCCTGATCTGCTCCCCGCGATGACGGAAGCCACTCCGCGAGCCGACCGGCTCACGCCGCTCCTCGAAAAGCGCATCCTGATCCTCGATGGGGCCATGGGGACCATGATCCAGTGCTATGGCCTCACGGAATCCCACTACCGGGGTGAGCGTTTCAGAGACCACCCGCGTCCGCTCAAGGGCAACAACGACCTCCTGTGCCTCTCCCAGCCCGAGATCATCACCGAGATCCATCGCGCCTATCTCGCGGCCGGCGCCGACATCCTGGAGACCAACACCTTCAACTCGACCGCCATCGCCATGGCAGACTACGAGATGCAGGACCTGGCCTATGATCTGAACCTCGAAGGCGCCCGGCTCGCGCGCGCCGTCGCCGACGAGTTCGAGGACAAGGACCCGCGGAGGCCACGATTCGTGGCCGGGGTGCTCGGGCCCACGAATCGGACGGCCTCGATCTCCCCCGATGTCAATAACCCCGGGTTCCGCAACGTCACCTTCACGGAGCTCG from Pseudomonadota bacterium includes these protein-coding regions:
- a CDS encoding DUF2333 family protein yields the protein MARIFSRTAYDLPAKGRSWFWVLLLPSPFVIAIVGIAALGFYWDSEPDLFKVKAVATEMAGGDASKLVPGTVMTATLIHVVTVLLDKPGGYLSNDMMPPSILMDNIPNWEQGVLQQIRDMARVLRNDLSRSQSQSSEDADLSVADPRFHFDPYSWQIPSAEGEYRVGLDRLKRYLTRLQDPARGADFYARADNLREWLRLIGTRLGDLAQRLSASVGQVAPDTSTGRGTATPGTATPGPDTDAVQRLAIRTPWLQLDDVLYDARGAAWAILHFLRAAQIDFEEVLKNKNAQVSLRQVIRELEQTQTPVWSPVILNGTGFGLLANHSLVMASYISRANAALIDLQMLLVQG
- a CDS encoding glycine zipper family protein, with protein sequence MKSMVLGTSMWLSACASQSGWSPTVDTYGDPRAQYISADQAECRQLALQGSGGTAQNAVTGTVVGGLLGAAAGAAIGAAAGNPGTGAAIGGAAGGIGGGTHGGVGSEQDFQSAYRNCMRGRGHNVLN